The Deltaproteobacteria bacterium region ACGCCAGTTTTGTGATAATGCTTGTCGGAGTTGTGTGCCGCGTTCAAATAATCGTATATTTCGTGATTCTTTTGCAACGTCTCTTAGCTGTGAATGTGAATAGCTGCTGTTTTCAAGTTGATGTTGAATTGCTTGCCAGTCTTTATCCGTTACTCCAATCAATTTTAGTGTTCGTGCATGATTATATGTCTCGCGTATTTTAAATAAAATACTATTTTTTCTTTCTGCCTTACCATTAGTTAAAGTAGTTAGATGTTTTTTGTGGGATTTCTGTAAAGTAGTGGCAGTGGCTATATCTTTCTTTGTTGGTGTATCGCCACCTTTACCCTGGTAGTAATTTAGCAATAAATCAATAAACTTATGAAAATGTTTATTGTTTAAATCAGGCTGCATTAAATAAGAGATTATATTAGCTCTTAATATGGCGGCTTCTAATTCAATTACCGCAACGTGAGGGATACTACGTAAATTAGCTGGTGGAGAACGTAAAATATCGGATACAATTCTTGTCATTTTTTTGGTAGGGACAAGAATCGCAAGTGTCCCAAAATCTCCGGTGTCTGGCACCATTTGATTTGGGCATTCCAACATGGTCTGATGGGGTAGTCGTCTCGGGGTAAATTTTTACATTTGCTACGTACTTTTGTTAAAAATGTTTCATAAAAGGCCATTTTTTCAACATGCTTTGGGGTATTGCCTTTTTCTTATGCCATTAGCAGTACTTATTTATGACTCTTCGCGCGCAGCGCGATTGGCTCTTAAGAAAAAAAAGATTGTGAAAAAAAAAATTAGAGATACCATAGCGTCAGGAGAAGTTATATGCTTTTCTTCGCGGTTGCACTACAGTTGTTAATTATCACAGCTGAAAAACCACCACTGCCAATAGAAAACGATATTTTAAAATCATCTAATTTAAATGCTTTTAGTCTCGAAGACCTTCTCAATATTGAAATAATTACCGCCTCAAATAAGGCTGAAAAATCTTCTGATGCCCCTGGTACAGTTATTATTGTAACTGCTGATGATATTCTGAATCGCGGATATAATGACCTTGCAGATCTTCTTCGTGACCTTCCTGGTATCGACCTTGTCGAGCACGCCGGACGTTTCGGAGAGCTGGTAACGATACGTGGTATCGAGGGTAATGATCGTTTTCTTGTGCTTATTAATGGACATCGTATCAATTCTCCTTAGGGTTGGTTTTTAAGCTTGGGGCCATTCTTTTTCATTGCAGATGGCAGAACGAGTTGAGATACTCTATGGTCCATCGTCGGTGATATACGGATCCGATGCTTTTTCAGCGGTAATAAATATTATACCCAAAAGACCTCAAGCAGATAAAAAGCAGTTTGGCGTTCGTTTGGGCTATGGTTCTTTTAATACTAACGATTATTATGCCGAAGGTTTGGTTTCGAATAGCGATTCGTTCTCAGTTACGGTTATGGGACGAGTTTATAACTCAGATGGATTTCGTTTTCCATATACCGGCTCCTATGCACCCATTAAGCAGTATCCAAACCCACTTGTGCCGCAAATGCTTCAGTCGATCAATGATCATAATCTGTTTGCTAATATTAGCTATCAAAATTTTCATTTTGGTTATTTTAAAAGACAATTTAACGAGGGGAGTGCCACTGGTCTTACGCCACGTCTATATGTCTATAACGATGAAAGCAAATGGATTGCTCAAGATAATATATTTTGGCTTGATTACACATATGATCTAGGAAAATTTGGTGAAATTAATGCTGACATAACCTACTCTCATTTTAAACTCATGCCAGAAACACAGTTTTTATTATTTACACAATCTACTGGATTTAATCGCGAATATATGACAGGTCTTGATCAATCCATACGAATAAAAACGACCTACAATGTGGACCTGCTTTATGATTTTAAAGTAACTTCGGGGATTGAATATACCTATATCGACAGTATACCACCCTTTGCAAATATTTCTTTATATGGTGAGCCTGTTAAATTTATTGGCAATGTTAGAAAAAATATAGAAAAAAATAAAAAGGTTTTCGACAATCATGTCGCAGTCTTTGGTCAGGTTTCATACACACCGATTTCTTCTTTTGCATTGATTTGTGGCACTCGTTTTGATTACTCACAACAATCAGAAAAATCATTTAACCCTCGCCTTGCTGCTCTATTTCGGCCGTCATCTATGACAACTTTAAGATTAACTTATGGAACAGCATTTCAAGCGCCATCTCTGTACTATCGTTTTGAGCAGTTTGATACACCAAGAGCAGTTCTAACTCCGGAGGATCGCCATGTTCTCCGTCTTGGTAATCAGACGATAAAAGCATACGAGTTTTCGTTAACTCAAGGAATTGCCAATAGTGTTATGCTTGAAGCATCAGCATTTTATAATGATGCTCGAAATCTTATCAGTAGAGTAAAATATTCAAGCTCAACATATAGTACCAAATACGATATGTATACCGAAGGACTACGCAACGAAAACGTTGGAGCTCAACGAGCATTAGGTGCTTTTTTAAAAAGTACGATAAGAATTGTCGATGGCGTCGATATTATGCTTCATTACAATTACACCGATGCTAAAATGAAAGCTCATTTTAATACAGAGAAAAGATTCGTAGAGTTACCTCGTTGTGCCAAATATAAACTATTGGCGAGAGTAATGTTACGTAAAAAATATTTTTAAATTTTTCCGAGTGTGCGTTGGGTGGGGCAAATTGCGTCATCTCCAAATAATGTGGCTTTTCCTGGTCAGAAGCATCCAGGATATACCGCCGTTGCACTTACGAGTACTTTACGTAACATAATTCCTTATGTTGAGTTTTTTGTTAGCGGTCAAGCTATCGTTGGACGAAGCGATCAAATTGGCCTTTTCGACAGTGACCCCTATACGGATTTGATACCATTGCCTCGCTATACTTTTACGGGTGGCTTACAGCTATTTGTTGGTGATGATTCATTAATAGCCAATCAATAACTTTTATAAGTAAGCGTATGCATTATTAAAAAGTGCTTTTTATTTAACAAACATAAGGAGATTTTATGCAAGTTAGCAAAAAAACTATTTTGTTACTGTTAATAAGCATTATGGCGATCGGCTGTGGGGATGATAAAATTAATGACTTTACGCTTATCGTGCCATGGTCAGCTGGAGGAGGTACTGATGCAACCGCACGCGCATTAGCACCGCTACTTGCAAAGGAATTAGGTGTTGAAATTACCGTTGTTAATCGCACAGGTGAGGGTGGCGTGACTGGACACCAAGCTATGCTTGATGGTGATCCAAAAAGCACTTTAGGTATTTGTACCGGTGAACTTGCGACTTATCATTGGCTCGGCCAATCTAATATAACATATGCAGATTTTACTCTCATTGGTCTTTACAACACTGCCGCTGCTGCTATTACCGTGAGTGCAACAAGTTCATGGCTTGTACTACAGGATCTCCTCGATGATATCGATAGTAATCCTAGCGGTACATACTCAATGTCTGGCGCATCAGTTGGTTCTCCTCAATCACTTGCAGTCGCAAGTTTGTTTAAAACAAAAGGAATCGATCCCTTAAAAATAAAGATGGAAACTAGTAGTGGTGCAGCAGACGCTTTAAATCTACTTAAAAACGGCACTATAGATATGATGCCGAACTCACTACCAGAAGTAAAAGC contains the following coding sequences:
- a CDS encoding tripartite tricarboxylate transporter substrate binding protein, with product MQVSKKTILLLLISIMAIGCGDDKINDFTLIVPWSAGGGTDATARALAPLLAKELGVEITVVNRTGEGGVTGHQAMLDGDPKSTLGICTGELATYHWLGQSNITYADFTLIGLYNTAAAAITVSATSSWLVLQDLLDDIDSNPSGTYSMSGASVGSPQSLAVASLFKTKGIDPLKIKMETSSGAADALNLLKNGTIDMMPNSLPEVKADLDAGNVRSLVVLAPERIDNESFADVPTALEAVGEDIVGGTYRTLCGPAGMSESTVNKVTAAFVKVYNSTEFENFMVSNNNVMTFATGSACKDWLAAADIQAGQSIEDLGLAP
- a CDS encoding TonB-dependent receptor, with protein sequence MAERVEILYGPSSVIYGSDAFSAVINIIPKRPQADKKQFGVRLGYGSFNTNDYYAEGLVSNSDSFSVTVMGRVYNSDGFRFPYTGSYAPIKQYPNPLVPQMLQSINDHNLFANISYQNFHFGYFKRQFNEGSATGLTPRLYVYNDESKWIAQDNIFWLDYTYDLGKFGEINADITYSHFKLMPETQFLLFTQSTGFNREYMTGLDQSIRIKTTYNVDLLYDFKVTSGIEYTYIDSIPPFANISLYGEPVKFIGNVRKNIEKNKKVFDNHVAVFGQVSYTPISSFALICGTRFDYSQQSEKSFNPRLAALFRPSSMTTLRLTYGTAFQAPSLYYRFEQFDTPRAVLTPEDRHVLRLGNQTIKAYEFSLTQGIANSVMLEASAFYNDARNLISRVKYSSSTYSTKYDMYTEGLRNENVGAQRALGAFLKSTIRIVDGVDIMLHYNYTDAKMKAHFNTEKRFVELPRCAKYKLLARVMLRKKYF
- a CDS encoding TonB-dependent receptor plug domain-containing protein; this encodes MLFFAVALQLLIITAEKPPLPIENDILKSSNLNAFSLEDLLNIEIITASNKAEKSSDAPGTVIIVTADDILNRGYNDLADLLRDLPGIDLVEHAGRFGELVTIRGIEGNDRFLVLINGHRINSP
- a CDS encoding DNA helicase UvrD yields the protein MTRIVSDILRSPPANLRSIPHVAVIELEAAILRANIISYLMQPDLNNKHFHKFIDLLLNYYQGKGGDTPTKKDIATATTLQKSHKKHLTTLTNGKAERKNSILFKIRETYNHARTLKLIGVTDKDWQAIQHQLENSSYSHSQLRDVAKESRNIRLFERGTQLRQALSQNWRDDGAYTKALEIIKQAFVREHFATNKKVEVGVLIMNMHKAKGKQFDEVIIFEGWPIIVKGKIVANFDRIVLGNSSNQINDYTSYNLRVSITRGKQHTTILTPNNDPCVLLQNWDGIK